From one Anoplolepis gracilipes chromosome 8, ASM4749672v1, whole genome shotgun sequence genomic stretch:
- the Znt63c gene encoding proton-coupled zinc antiporter SLC30A1 isoform X2: MGRYTGKKCRLLTMLWLTALFFLVEIVVGYVTNSMALIADSFHMLSDVAALVVAFLSVKMSPKKWSKNTFGWARAEVLGALVNAVFLVALCFSITVEACKRFIEVEEIHEAKLLVAVGALGLLVNVIGLCLFHEHGSAHGHSHGISRSHNRLSTLVGTDDNENDETYRPSTPQVKRAHGHTHDASQMNMRGVFLHVLSDALGSVIVIVSALIVWLTKWKYRFYIDPALSLLLVILILRSVWPLLQESALILLQTVPTHIQVDAIQQRLLENVDGVLAVHEFHVWQLAGDRIIASAHIRCRNLSEYMKIAEQVKEFFHNEGIHSTTIQPEFIDYHSNSEIKETPTEDCVLDCPKTDKPCNHATCCGPSKQYNVEKDTNPRSTCSKSKYLGRCLEGIKSESNTTIDRDSSSSTTSDINSIFHPFERS, encoded by the exons ATGGGTCGCTATACAGGAAAAAAATGTCGTCTTTTGACAATGTTATGGCTGacagctttattttttttagtggaAATTGTAGTTGGTTATGTAACCAATTCAATGGCTTTAATAGCGGACAGTTTTCACATGCTATCAGATGTAGCCGCTTTGGTAGTGGCATTTCTTTCGGTAAAG ATGTCGCCGAAAAAATGGTCCAAGAATACCTTTGGTTGGGCCAGAGCAGAGGTATTAGGAGCCTTAGTAAATGCTGTGTTCTTGGTCGCTTTATGTTTTAGTATTACTGTGGAGGCATGTAAGAGATTCATTGAGGTAGAAGAAATACACGAAGCCAAACTACTTGTGGCAGTTGGAGCACTTGGTTTGCTGGTGAATGTGATAGGTTTATGTTTATTCCATG AACACGGAAGTGCTCATGGTCATTCACATGGTATATCTCGAAGTCATAACAGACTGAGTACTTTAGTAGGTACAGACGACAATGAAAATGACGAAACTTATAGACCTTCGACACCCCAAGTAAAACGAGCGCATGGTCATACTCACGATGCGAGTCAGATGAACATGCGAGGAGTATTTCTTCATGTACTTTCAGATGCATTAGGGTCTGTTATTGTCATTGTATCTGCCCTCATTGTGTGGCTTACAAAGTGGAAATATCG ATTTTACATTGATCCTGCACTGTCGCTCTTATTAGTCATTCTTATTCTGCGTTCAGTGTGGCCGTTACTCCAAGAATCAGCTTTAATTCTACTACAGACTGTGCCAACACACATTCAG GTCGATGCTATACAACAACGTCTACTAGAAAATGTAGACGGAGTATTAGCTGTACACGAATTCCATGTATGGCAATTAGCTGGTGATCGTATTATAGCTAGTGCGCACATAAGATGTAGAAATCTTTCGGAATATATGAAAATCGCCGAACAAGTTAAGGAATTTTTCCATAACGAGGGTATACACTCTACGACTATTCAACCAGAATTTATTGAT TATCATTCTAATAGCGAAATTAAAGAGACTCCCACGGAAGATTGCGTGTTGGATTGTCCAAAGACTGATAAGCCGTGCAATCATGCGACGTGCTGTGGTCCTTCCAAACAA TATAATGTGGAGAAAGATACAAATCCTCGATCTACGTGTTCTAAATCAAAGTACCTCGGACGATGCTTAGAAGGAATAAAATCAGAATCAAATACGACTATAGATCGCGACAGCAGTTCATCTACTACATctgatataaattctatatttcaTCCATTTGAAA